From Mycobacteriales bacterium, one genomic window encodes:
- a CDS encoding TetR family transcriptional regulator, which translates to MSQASRPAREPTLNREVVVEAAVRLVEEFDLEALTMRRLAAELGTAVTSIYWHVGNRDALLDLMVYRLLSDMADVTVNGRSPRARITSLCKQWRRRLWEHPHLIAVAHERGKTAAMFQPMQAALARELHAVGLRGRAAATAIRTLQLHVVSSVVIARTAERGPATAATDPAAWPAITDDPDLIAALAGPVDYQGAFDVTLDALLYRFVPTA; encoded by the coding sequence ATGAGCCAGGCCTCGCGACCAGCCCGTGAGCCGACGCTCAATCGCGAGGTGGTCGTCGAGGCCGCCGTACGCCTCGTCGAGGAGTTCGACCTCGAAGCCCTGACGATGCGCCGACTCGCCGCCGAGCTGGGCACGGCGGTCACCTCCATCTACTGGCACGTCGGCAACCGCGACGCGCTGCTCGACCTGATGGTCTACCGGCTGCTCTCCGACATGGCTGATGTGACGGTCAACGGGCGCAGCCCCCGAGCCCGGATCACGTCGCTGTGCAAACAGTGGCGGCGCAGGCTCTGGGAGCACCCGCACCTGATCGCCGTGGCACACGAGCGCGGGAAGACCGCCGCGATGTTCCAGCCGATGCAGGCGGCGCTGGCGCGTGAGCTCCACGCCGTCGGCCTGCGCGGACGCGCCGCGGCGACCGCGATCAGAACCCTTCAGCTGCACGTCGTGTCGTCGGTGGTGATCGCCCGCACCGCCGAACGCGGGCCGGCAACCGCGGCCACCGACCCCGCCGCCTGGCCCGCGATCACCGACGACCCGGATCTGATCGCCGCCCTGGCCGGGCCGGTCGACTACCAGGGCGCCTTCGACGTGACGCTCGACGCGCTGC